In Methylomonas sp. MK1, the following are encoded in one genomic region:
- the gcvH gene encoding glycine cleavage system protein GcvH, with product MSETPENLKYAETHEWAKLEDGNVVRVGITDFAQSELGDIVFIGLPDVGRVVKAGEQLAVVESVKTASDLFSPVSGSVVEVNEAVSDEPELVNDGAYQTWLFCIKADNPAELEQLMDADAYRTLIEE from the coding sequence ATGAGTGAAACACCTGAAAATTTGAAATATGCCGAGACCCATGAATGGGCCAAGCTGGAAGACGGCAATGTCGTGCGCGTCGGTATTACCGACTTCGCCCAGTCCGAGTTGGGCGACATCGTCTTTATCGGCTTGCCGGATGTCGGCAGAGTCGTGAAGGCGGGCGAACAACTGGCAGTGGTGGAATCGGTAAAAACTGCTTCCGATCTGTTCAGCCCGGTCAGCGGCAGCGTAGTTGAAGTCAACGAAGCGGTGTCGGATGAACCTGAGTTGGTGAATGACGGCGCGTATCAAACCTGGCTGTTTTGCATCAAAGCCGATAATCCGGCGGAACTGGAACAATTAATGGATGCCGATGCCTATCGGACCCTGATCGAGGAGTAG
- a CDS encoding MJ1255/VC2487 family glycosyltransferase, giving the protein MKIFYGVQGTGNGHITRARVMAKELYAAGFDVTFQFTGRPADKYFDMEVFNGYQVKTGLTFNTHNGQVSYVKTALDASPIRFVRDINSLDLSTYDLVISDFEPVTAWAAKRQKKKVLGIGHQYAFRHKIPRAGGDPIAEQVMKYFAPADIGIGLHWHHFGQPILPPIIETPAFPQNTQANKIVVYLPFEDPQAVVKLLCPFENFEFHVYAPEPAVSKYPHIVCKQLSREGFQRDLYDCAGIISNAGFELASESLQLGKKILVKPLHAQMEQISNAEALKQLGYGHTMFDLDDAVIEDWLHNPHAVHVTYPNIAKVIVQWLQDGMPAMDAEFTERVWESVQVLPIKY; this is encoded by the coding sequence ATGAAAATTTTTTACGGTGTGCAAGGCACGGGCAATGGTCACATCACCCGCGCCAGAGTGATGGCGAAAGAACTATATGCGGCGGGGTTTGATGTCACCTTCCAATTTACCGGCCGGCCGGCGGACAAATACTTCGATATGGAAGTGTTTAACGGCTATCAAGTCAAAACCGGTTTGACCTTTAATACCCACAACGGCCAGGTCAGTTATGTGAAAACCGCGTTGGATGCCAGCCCGATCCGTTTTGTCAGAGACATCAACAGTCTGGATTTAAGCACTTACGACTTAGTGATCAGCGATTTCGAGCCCGTTACCGCTTGGGCCGCGAAACGGCAAAAGAAAAAAGTGCTGGGTATTGGTCATCAATATGCGTTTAGACACAAAATTCCCCGCGCCGGCGGCGACCCGATTGCCGAGCAGGTGATGAAGTATTTCGCGCCAGCCGACATCGGCATCGGTTTGCACTGGCATCATTTCGGTCAGCCGATCTTGCCGCCAATCATCGAAACGCCGGCGTTTCCACAAAATACCCAAGCCAATAAGATTGTGGTGTATTTGCCCTTCGAAGACCCGCAAGCAGTGGTTAAGCTCCTGTGTCCATTCGAAAACTTCGAGTTTCATGTCTATGCGCCGGAACCGGCGGTATCGAAATATCCGCACATCGTTTGCAAACAGCTGTCCAGAGAAGGTTTTCAGCGCGATTTGTACGATTGCGCCGGCATCATCAGTAATGCCGGGTTCGAGTTGGCCAGCGAGTCCTTGCAGTTGGGCAAGAAGATTCTCGTCAAGCCCTTACACGCGCAAATGGAGCAGATTTCCAACGCCGAGGCTTTAAAGCAACTGGGCTACGGTCACACGATGTTCGATTTGGACGATGCGGTGATCGAGGACTGGCTGCACAATCCGCATGCGGTGCATGTCACTTATCCCAATATCGCTAAAGTAATCGTGCAATGGCTTCAGGACGGCATGCCAGCGATGGATGCGGAATTCACCGAGCGGGTTTGGGAGTCGGTGCAAGTGTTGCCGATAAAATACTAA
- a CDS encoding diacylglycerol kinase gives MANQNAKGFKRLINACFFSVAGFKATWQHEEAFRQEVALFVVTTPLAIWLGQTAIEKVLLIGSVVLVLLVELLNSAVEAVVDRVGFEHHELSGRAKDIGSAAVMLSLIWAGVTWALILL, from the coding sequence ATGGCAAATCAAAATGCAAAGGGATTTAAGCGGCTGATTAATGCCTGCTTTTTTTCGGTCGCCGGCTTCAAAGCCACCTGGCAGCATGAAGAGGCGTTTCGTCAGGAAGTCGCGTTGTTCGTGGTAACGACGCCGTTGGCGATTTGGCTGGGGCAAACCGCCATCGAAAAAGTCTTGTTGATCGGCAGCGTGGTACTGGTGTTGCTGGTGGAGCTGTTGAATTCCGCGGTGGAAGCCGTAGTGGATAGAGTCGGTTTCGAACATCACGAATTATCCGGACGCGCCAAGGACATAGGCTCGGCGGCGGTCATGTTGTCCTTGATTTGGGCCGGCGTGACTTGGGCGTTGATTCTTTTGTAA
- a CDS encoding carbohydrate kinase family protein encodes MSALICGSMAYDTIMVFHDKFKHHILPEKVHMLNVSFLVPALRREYGGCAGNIAYNLKLLQEEPSIMATVGHDFEPYAQWLSQCGISSRYIKVLDDHYTGQAYITTDVDDNQITAFHPGAMSFSHLNTVPADSGITIGIVSPDGKQGMQEHAQQFVEQGIPFIFDPGQGMPMFDGDELLAFLELANYATFNDYESELMQQRTGLTLEQIAEKVDALIITLGGNGSKVYTRGECIDIPPAKPKQLLDPTGCGDAYRAGLLYGLINDYDWDVTGRIASLLGAIKIEHNGTQNHTFTMAEFKKRYQDTFGSTF; translated from the coding sequence ATGAGTGCATTGATCTGTGGCTCCATGGCCTACGACACCATCATGGTGTTTCACGACAAATTTAAACATCACATCCTGCCAGAGAAAGTACACATGCTTAACGTGTCTTTCCTGGTGCCGGCCTTGCGCCGCGAATACGGCGGCTGCGCCGGTAACATTGCTTACAACCTGAAATTGTTGCAGGAAGAGCCGTCCATCATGGCGACCGTCGGCCACGATTTCGAGCCCTATGCCCAATGGCTGAGCCAATGCGGCATCTCCAGTCGTTATATCAAGGTGCTGGACGATCATTACACCGGTCAGGCCTATATCACCACAGACGTAGACGACAACCAAATCACCGCTTTCCATCCCGGGGCGATGAGCTTTTCGCATTTAAACACCGTGCCGGCCGACTCTGGCATTACCATCGGCATCGTCTCGCCGGACGGTAAACAAGGCATGCAGGAGCATGCCCAGCAGTTTGTTGAGCAAGGCATTCCGTTTATTTTCGATCCCGGCCAAGGTATGCCGATGTTCGATGGCGACGAGTTGTTGGCGTTTCTGGAACTGGCCAATTACGCTACTTTCAACGATTACGAGTCGGAATTGATGCAACAACGAACCGGCTTGACGCTGGAGCAAATCGCCGAAAAAGTCGATGCCCTGATCATCACCTTGGGCGGCAACGGTTCCAAAGTGTATACCCGCGGCGAATGCATCGACATTCCGCCCGCCAAACCCAAACAATTGTTGGACCCCACAGGCTGCGGCGACGCTTATCGTGCCGGTCTGCTGTACGGTTTGATTAACGATTACGATTGGGATGTTACCGGTCGGATTGCTTCCTTGTTGGGCGCGATCAAAATCGAGCACAACGGCACCCAAAACCACACCTTTACGATGGCGGAGTTCAAAAAACGCTATCAGGATACGTTTGGTTCGACATTTTGA
- the secF gene encoding protein translocase subunit SecF yields MTSASHIDFLSKRKLAFYFSGTLLLISIVSFFVKGLDLGIDFTGGSVYELHYNQAADLDKMRSTLEQQGFADANLQHFGSAADVLIRLKPVENVSQKELSEKVLSVANSSQSQPGELRRVEFVGPQVGDDLVNDGGLALFFAFVGIMVYVSIRFEWKLSLSAIAALFHDSIITMGFFSVFGWEFDMTVLSAILALIGYSINDTIVVYDRIRETVRSSRIKESINEIVNTALNDTLSRTILTSLTVFLTLLALAFLGGKTIHGFAIAMLIGVVKGTYSSIYIASSLALSLGLSRDDLMPPAKDSVVDDMP; encoded by the coding sequence ATGACTTCCGCTTCACACATTGATTTTCTTAGTAAAAGAAAACTGGCCTTTTACTTTTCCGGCACTCTGCTATTGATTTCCATTGTTTCGTTTTTCGTCAAGGGTCTGGATCTGGGCATAGATTTTACCGGCGGCAGCGTCTACGAATTGCATTACAACCAAGCCGCCGATCTTGACAAGATGCGCAGCACGCTGGAGCAACAGGGCTTCGCCGATGCCAATCTGCAACATTTCGGCAGCGCGGCCGATGTGTTAATCCGCCTGAAACCGGTAGAAAACGTTAGTCAAAAAGAACTTAGCGAAAAAGTGCTAAGCGTCGCCAATAGCAGCCAAAGCCAACCTGGCGAACTGCGTCGCGTAGAATTCGTCGGCCCGCAAGTGGGGGATGATTTGGTCAACGATGGCGGTCTGGCGCTATTCTTCGCTTTTGTCGGCATCATGGTCTATGTCAGCATTCGCTTCGAGTGGAAATTATCCTTGAGCGCGATCGCGGCTTTATTCCACGACAGTATCATTACGATGGGTTTTTTCTCGGTATTTGGCTGGGAATTCGACATGACCGTGTTATCGGCGATTTTGGCCTTGATCGGTTATTCCATCAACGACACCATCGTCGTCTACGACAGGATTCGCGAAACCGTCCGCTCTAGCCGAATCAAGGAATCCATTAACGAAATCGTTAACACCGCGCTGAACGACACTTTGAGCCGAACTATCCTGACCTCGTTGACCGTATTTTTAACGCTGTTGGCTCTGGCATTCCTCGGCGGCAAAACCATCCACGGCTTTGCCATTGCGATGCTGATCGGCGTCGTTAAAGGCACCTACTCATCGATTTACATCGCCAGCTCACTCGCTCTGAGCCTGGGCTTGAGCCGCGACGACCTGATGCCGCCCGCCAAGGACAGCGTCGTCGACGATATGCCTTAA
- the msrP gene encoding protein-methionine-sulfoxide reductase catalytic subunit MsrP, with protein MKLPGIPAIPASEITPRELFYQRRHFMQLALGGSTALLAGAAFGGEKLASSLSEAYGLTDKLTPLEDVSQYNNFYEFDTSKEGPAKMAGRLKTRPWTVSVEGEVRKPKQFAIEDLLKLAPMQERIYRLRCVEAWSMVIPWLGYPLAELLKQVEPTSEARYVEFVSLHDPEQLPGQRRAVLEWPYREGLRIDEAMHPLALLTFGLYGEVLPNQNGAPVRIVVPWKYGFKSAKSIVKIRLVNQQPTTSWMQAGPSEYGFYANVNPEVDHPRWSQAKERRLGDFLKRPTLPFNGYAEQVAGLYAGMDLTKNF; from the coding sequence ATGAAACTTCCCGGCATCCCTGCAATTCCCGCTTCCGAAATCACCCCCCGTGAGCTGTTTTACCAGCGCCGACATTTTATGCAGTTGGCACTGGGCGGCTCCACTGCCTTGCTTGCCGGCGCAGCCTTTGGCGGTGAAAAATTAGCGAGTAGCCTCTCCGAAGCGTATGGCTTGACCGATAAATTGACGCCGTTAGAAGACGTCAGCCAATACAATAATTTCTACGAGTTCGATACCAGCAAGGAAGGTCCGGCCAAAATGGCCGGCCGTCTGAAAACCCGGCCGTGGACGGTCAGTGTGGAAGGCGAAGTCCGTAAACCTAAACAATTTGCCATAGAGGATTTACTAAAGCTGGCGCCGATGCAGGAGCGCATCTACCGCTTACGGTGCGTGGAAGCGTGGTCGATGGTGATTCCCTGGCTAGGTTATCCCTTGGCGGAGTTGCTGAAACAAGTCGAGCCGACTAGTGAGGCCCGTTATGTGGAGTTCGTCAGCCTGCACGACCCCGAACAACTGCCCGGGCAGCGGCGCGCTGTCCTGGAATGGCCGTATCGCGAGGGCCTGCGCATCGACGAAGCCATGCATCCCTTGGCTTTACTGACTTTTGGTTTATACGGCGAAGTGTTACCCAATCAAAACGGCGCGCCGGTGCGCATCGTCGTGCCGTGGAAATACGGCTTCAAAAGCGCCAAGTCCATCGTTAAGATTCGCTTGGTTAATCAGCAACCGACGACCAGTTGGATGCAGGCCGGCCCCAGCGAATACGGATTTTATGCCAACGTTAATCCGGAAGTCGATCACCCGCGCTGGAGTCAAGCCAAAGAACGCCGCCTCGGCGATTTTCTAAAGCGGCCAACCCTGCCGTTCAACGGTTACGCCGAACAAGTCGCCGGCTTGTATGCCGGCATGGATTTGACTAAAAACTTTTGA
- a CDS encoding phosphatase PAP2 family protein has protein sequence MKLIYSIHKYDVTMFTWLNSVAIHAYLVRFCRMISRTADGFLYVILAAWLYWDQGINDALLRAMILAFLIERPVYTLLKKGFKRNRPQQALPDFKSVITPSDQFSFPSGHTSAAFMVATLVGYFAPSLLPVLYVWAALVGFSRVVLGVHFPTDTLMGVVLGVSTAIFSLDYIL, from the coding sequence ATGAAGCTGATTTACTCGATCCATAAGTACGACGTGACGATGTTTACTTGGCTAAACAGCGTTGCCATTCATGCCTATTTAGTGCGCTTTTGCCGCATGATTTCCCGCACCGCCGATGGTTTTCTGTACGTTATTCTCGCGGCTTGGCTTTACTGGGATCAAGGCATCAACGATGCGTTGTTGCGGGCCATGATACTGGCGTTTTTGATCGAAAGGCCGGTCTATACGCTGCTGAAAAAAGGCTTTAAGCGCAACCGCCCGCAGCAAGCGTTACCGGATTTCAAAAGCGTGATTACGCCATCGGATCAATTCAGTTTCCCCTCCGGACATACCTCTGCCGCGTTCATGGTGGCAACCTTGGTAGGGTATTTTGCGCCGTCGTTGCTGCCGGTTCTTTATGTTTGGGCCGCGCTGGTCGGTTTTTCCAGAGTGGTTTTGGGCGTGCATTTCCCCACCGATACGCTGATGGGCGTGGTCTTGGGGGTTAGTACGGCAATTTTTAGTCTCGATTACATTTTATGA
- a CDS encoding TrkH family potassium uptake protein, with protein MQRFCTLGFVLGLILMVFGITYTLPIATSLYFEDGMVDHFLNGMSLNIGVGSLLSGITMRFRGEVKTRDGYLLVASFWILMSATATFPLLWGMPGLSFTDAFFETTSGLTTTGATVFVGLDNLAPSLNLWRHELNWIGGLGIIVLAVAILPLLGIGGMQLYKAEISGPIKDSKLTPRITETARLLWIVYAGITVACIVSLKLAGMSWFDAICHGFATMGLGGLSTHDASVGYFDSPAIELVLTVFMLISAMNFAVHFQALHQRSAKPYLEDPEAIPMLGVIAGSILLCTGLIWYHHVYPDFLTALRHVTFNLVSVGTSSGFVSVDYDKWPPFVPWWMLYLSCIVANTGSTGGGIKMFRTILLWKQAGREMFSILHPRAINPIRIGGTPVANKIIFSVLAFIFLYFISIVVLTFSLLFSGLEPISALSAVLACINNAGPGLGQVGPASNYQGLSDFQTWICSIAMLLGRFEVFTLIMLFTPAFWRK; from the coding sequence ATGCAACGTTTTTGCACTTTAGGGTTTGTACTCGGCCTGATCTTGATGGTCTTCGGCATCACTTACACGCTACCGATAGCCACTTCGCTGTACTTCGAGGATGGCATGGTCGATCATTTTTTGAACGGCATGTCGCTGAATATCGGGGTCGGCAGCCTGCTATCCGGCATAACCATGCGCTTTCGCGGCGAAGTAAAAACACGCGACGGCTATTTGTTGGTAGCCTCTTTCTGGATATTGATGTCTGCAACAGCAACATTTCCGTTGCTTTGGGGGATGCCGGGGCTATCGTTTACCGATGCGTTTTTTGAAACCACATCGGGGTTAACCACCACGGGAGCTACCGTTTTCGTCGGCCTGGATAATCTGGCACCGTCGCTAAACCTCTGGCGCCACGAATTGAACTGGATCGGCGGCCTAGGCATTATCGTTTTGGCGGTAGCTATCTTGCCACTGCTGGGAATCGGGGGCATGCAGCTTTACAAAGCCGAAATCTCCGGCCCGATCAAAGACAGCAAACTGACGCCACGAATCACCGAAACCGCCAGATTGCTTTGGATAGTTTATGCCGGCATTACAGTTGCCTGCATCGTATCCCTGAAATTGGCCGGCATGAGCTGGTTCGACGCCATTTGCCATGGCTTCGCGACGATGGGCCTGGGAGGCTTATCGACCCATGACGCCAGTGTCGGCTATTTCGATTCTCCGGCCATCGAACTCGTTCTAACCGTGTTCATGCTTATTTCGGCGATGAATTTTGCCGTGCATTTTCAAGCCTTGCATCAGCGCAGCGCTAAACCCTATTTAGAAGATCCGGAGGCCATTCCCATGTTGGGCGTGATTGCCGGCAGTATTTTGTTGTGTACCGGGCTGATCTGGTATCACCATGTTTATCCCGATTTTCTAACCGCTCTGCGCCATGTCACTTTCAACCTGGTTTCGGTTGGCACTTCCAGCGGCTTCGTTAGCGTCGATTACGATAAATGGCCGCCGTTTGTGCCTTGGTGGATGCTTTATTTGAGCTGTATCGTTGCTAACACTGGTTCAACCGGCGGCGGTATCAAAATGTTCCGTACCATATTGTTATGGAAACAGGCCGGACGGGAAATGTTCAGCATTCTGCATCCGCGCGCTATCAATCCCATACGCATCGGCGGCACTCCCGTTGCCAATAAAATTATTTTCTCGGTATTAGCCTTTATTTTTCTTTACTTCATTTCGATTGTAGTTCTAACTTTTTCGCTACTATTTTCCGGCTTGGAGCCGATTTCAGCACTCAGCGCGGTATTGGCCTGCATCAACAACGCCGGCCCAGGCCTTGGACAGGTAGGGCCTGCCAGCAATTACCAGGGTTTAAGCGATTTTCAGACCTGGATTTGTTCGATTGCAATGCTGTTGGGGCGCTTCGAAGTCTTTACTCTGATAATGCTTTTTACGCCTGCTTTCTGGAGAAAATAG
- the mazG gene encoding nucleoside triphosphate pyrophosphohydrolase produces MSLTKTQELLALMARLRDPEKGCAWDVKQDFHSLIPYTIEEAYEVADAIERNDFDDLRGELGDLLLQVVFHSQIAEERGLFDFEQVAAAISEKLVSRHPHVFADVKFDTDEQRQQAWDAAKAQERRLKQPAQQTESVLAGVAQSLPALVQCEKIQNRAASHGFDWPEAEPVFDKVREELQEVHEAWQSGDQPHIQEEIGDLLLVVVNLARHLKVNPEIALREATKKFTRRFNYIEKQVEASGRELRDCELAELDGLWNEAKRHLKQLQNNG; encoded by the coding sequence TTGAGTTTGACTAAAACCCAGGAACTGCTGGCTTTGATGGCCCGCTTGCGCGACCCGGAAAAGGGTTGTGCTTGGGACGTCAAGCAGGATTTCCATAGCCTGATTCCCTACACCATCGAAGAAGCCTACGAGGTGGCCGACGCCATCGAACGTAATGACTTCGACGATTTGCGCGGCGAATTGGGCGATCTGTTGTTACAAGTGGTGTTTCACTCGCAGATTGCCGAAGAACGCGGCTTATTCGACTTTGAGCAGGTGGCGGCGGCAATCAGCGAGAAATTGGTTAGCCGGCATCCGCATGTGTTTGCCGATGTCAAATTCGATACCGATGAGCAACGCCAACAAGCCTGGGACGCAGCCAAAGCTCAGGAACGCCGTTTGAAACAGCCTGCGCAGCAAACCGAAAGTGTGTTAGCCGGCGTTGCGCAAAGTCTGCCAGCCTTGGTGCAGTGCGAGAAAATTCAGAATCGCGCCGCCAGCCACGGTTTTGATTGGCCGGAAGCGGAACCTGTATTCGACAAAGTGCGCGAAGAACTCCAGGAAGTCCACGAAGCCTGGCAATCCGGCGATCAGCCGCATATTCAGGAAGAAATCGGCGATTTGCTGCTGGTAGTGGTCAATCTGGCCCGGCACCTGAAAGTCAATCCGGAAATTGCCTTGCGCGAAGCCACTAAAAAATTCACCCGCCGGTTTAATTACATCGAGAAGCAGGTGGAAGCCTCCGGCCGGGAGTTGCGCGATTGCGAATTGGCGGAGCTGGACGGCTTATGGAACGAAGCCAAGCGTCACTTAAAGCAATTGCAGAACAATGGCTAA